The genome window TCTGCACGCCGGTGCTCCAGCTGCCGCCCGAGGTGCGCACGAAGAAGGGCGCGCCCGACGCGACGTGAGGGGCGATGAGCACGTCGGTTTTGCCGATCTCGTCGACCATCTGCGAGGGGGCGAGCCGCGCGAACGAGGGGGTGATGGGATGCGTGTAGGTGTGGTTGGCGATGAGGTGGCCCATCGCCGCGATCTTGCCCGGGGCCGCGCGCTGGGGCTCGGACGCGGCGATCGCGTTGCCGGTCATGAAGAACGTGGACGGGATGCCCTGGTCCTTGAGCCACTGCGCGAACTCGACGGAGCTGGCGCGGGGGCCGTCGTCGAAGGTGAGCGCGAGCTGCTTGTCGGCCATCTTGTCGACGCCGCGCAGGTTGTTCTTCTCGGTGAGCGCCTCCTCGGAGTTCGACTCGCCGACCACGTCGAGCTCCGCGCCGGGGTCCTCGCCGACGGGGTCGGTGGGAGCCTCGGCCGAACAGGCGGCCACGCTGAGCGCGGCGACGGCCGCGAGAGCCAGGGGAGCGGCGAGGGACCAGCGCTTCGACATGCAGACTCCTTCGAGAAAGTTGACCCCGCTAGCTGTGCCATTCCTGTAGGCAATTTCAAGCGCAATCCGGCGTGGAGACGTGCCATCGCTGCGCGCGGATTTCAACCCGAACGGATAGGCCGCCCGAGGCGTTGAAGGCTACGCTCGGAGGAGGAGGTCTCAGGATGGATCGATCGGGCCACGCGCGAGCGACGAGGCGGGGCTGAGAGTGGCGGTCCCCAAGCCCTTCCAGTCGCTGCGCGCGCTGCGAAACTTGAACGTCGCGGCGGTGGGGCTCGCGCTCGCGACGGTCACGGCGGGCATCTTCGGCCTGATCGTGGCCGACTCGGGTCAGTTCGGGCTCTCCACCTTCGTCACGGGCCTGCCGACGCTGCTCATCGGGAGCCTATGGGCCGCCGTGCTCCGGTGGCGCAAGACGGTGGGGCGCTCCTCGTTCCGCTGGGGTTGGCTCTCTTCGGTGCCGCTCGCCATGACGAACGCCGGGCTCGCCGCGGCGATCCTGTTAGGTTGGAGTCAAGGGGAGATCGGCGGGGCCGCCGTCGGGTTCGCGCTCGGCTGCACGTTCGGAGCGATCGCGTGGCTCCCCGCGATGATGGCGACCCTCGTCGCGTTCGGCCTCCCCATCGCGTGGTCGCAGGCCCTCGCCCGCAAGGGGCTGGCCGGCGAGGAGCGCGGCGAGTGGATCGTTGGCCTCGCGTGTGTGGCGCTGTCGCTGTTTGGCCTCGTGCTGGCCCTCTCCGGCGGCCACGTGTCGGCGGGCGCGGACCACGTGCTCCCGCACTGGGAGGGGATCCTCGAGCCGTGGGGCCGGCGGCTGCTGCTCGCGATGGCCGGCCTGGGGACCGCCACCGGACTGGCCTCCACGCTGCTGGCCCGGCGGCGCGAGGCCGCTCGGCGCAGGTTCGTCGCCGAGGCTGAAGAGGGCCAGGTGCCTGGGTACCGCGTCGACGCGAGCCCCGAGGGCAAGGTGCTGGTCCGCGTCACCTCGCACGGAGAGGGCTACCGCGTCAGCGACTTCCGGGAGGAGGTCTTCGCCCTCGACGAGGAGGGGCAGGCCACGCGAGCGCTTGCGCTCGCGCCGCCACGGCGCTGATCTCACGTGGCGAGCGCTGACGTGCGCTCACTCCACGGAGCGGCGCACGAGGACTGCCAGCTCGGCGCGGATCCGGCAGAGCAGCGCTTGGTCGGGGAGGCGCGCGAACCCCAGGGTGACGTCTTGCGGCTCCACGGTCTCGGTGAACACGCGCATCGTGACCTGCCCGGGGCCACCCGGCACCGCGGGCGCGCCGGTGAGGTAGTCGAGGCCGGTCCAGAGCTCAGCGCCGTTCACGAAGTGCTGCGGGAGCGAGGGCACGAGCGGCGCGAGGCCCCACGCGTCGCGCCGGGCCTCCGTGAGCGCGCGGAGCCCCTCGCGGAGCCCGCCGCACAGTCCCGGGAGTCGGTCACGCGCGGTGCGCTGCCACGCGCGGCGGAGCGCGTCTTCGGGCGCGAAGAGGTTCAGGCTCGTCGCGTGCACGCAGTACGAATAGGTCTCACCTTTTCCCTCGAGGTCCTCCGCGCGCACGGCGGTCGGCGGGCGCACGACCACGTCGCGGTTCGGGAGCTCGCCTTGGAGCGAGGTGCGCCGCCCCCTGCGGCCGGCCGCGATCGCGCCGCGCGCGCGCGCGGGGGACACCGAGGCCTCGAGCGGCTCGGCCGAGGTGTCCCACGGGAGCGCGGCGTCCAGCGCCCCGTCGGACTGGCAGAAGAGCATGTGGTCGAAGCTCGCGCGGGCCGGCAGGTGGCCGTCGTGTACGTGGAGCGTGGGGAAGAAGAGCGCGCCGGGCTCCCTGGTTGGGAACGTGAACGCCATCGGGTGCACGGTCTGTCGCGCGATCCTGCCAAGGAAGCCGGCGCGGCGAGGCCTCAGCTGAAATACGGCGAAGCCCCAGTCCGCGTAGTTCGCGCCGTGGTCCGCGCTGCGCCCGTCGAGGCGCGCCCACACCGCGTCGGAGAGGCGAAAGCGCCGATCGAGGCGGCGAAAGTCGGCGCGGCGAGGCACGAACGAGGCCTCGAACTCGCCGACCTCCACGACCGCGAGCGGTCTCCGCGAGGGGGCCGAGCGCATGAGCCCCTTCGCCTGCGGGGCGCTGCCCCAGTCGGGCGGGAACGCCGCCTCGAGGTGCGTGAAGAACGAGGCGTAGCCCGAGAGATCGACGAAGCTCACGGCGTCGTCGCCGGGCGACGGTGGCACGGGCAAGGGCAGCACCATCGCGAGCTCCTCGTCGAGCTCGACGTTCATCGCGTACACCAACCACTGGCGCCCGAGCTCGGCCGACCTCGCGAAAATGCGCGTGCCACCGACGAACCTGACCGGGAGCGAGAAGCAGCACATAGGCCGAGTTTACGCGAGCGCGGCCGCCGCGCAGGAGTCCCTGGCGAAGCTCGACACATCAGCACGAAGCCGTGCTCGAGCTCCTCGAAGACGACGCGCGCTTGGGTGCTCAGCGCGCGCGCAAGACGGTCACTTGGTGACGCCGGCCTTCGGCGGCACGAGGAAGAGGACCTTGCGGGTGTCGAGGCGGATGTCGCCCGGCACGCCGACCACGTCCAAGAAGGAATTGTAGAACTGGGCCGTGTCTTGGGGCTCCGCCGTCGTGTTGGTCTCGGCGATGACCTCGAAGCAGACCGGCGTGCCGACGGTGACGCCGGTGAACGTGTCGTTGACGCCGTCGCCGTTCGTGTCTTTCGCGGGGTGGGCGGGGCAGCCCTGCGTCGCGTCGCCCTCGTCCTTCGCGCGGAGGGCCTTGATGAACTTGGTGGCGTCGACGCCATTCGCGTTGGCCGGGTCATTGCGCGGGCGGAGCGCCACGTCGTACGCCGTCCCGATCGCGACGGCCTTGATCGCGTCGACGACTCCTCCCCCGATGTTCGGCGAGCTCTTCGAGTAGCGGAAGTTCAGCCGGCACCTGCCGCCGGGCGCCCCGGCGCGACCCGCGCCGTTGACGCCCGTACAGCACTGGCCGCCGCAGCCCGTGAACGCGCTCGGAGGCAGGTTCGACTGCGTCGAGTCGGACAGGCTGTCGGCGTCGACCTCGTTGTCGCTGCTCCCGTCCGAGGTGAGCGCGACGAACTTGGCGTTCGCTCCCGCGAAGGCGCCGCGCAGACGCGCGCTGGTGACCCCGCCCTTGGTCCCGTGCCAGGACGCGTCGGTCACGAGGACCACCATCGGCAGCGCGCCGGGACGGAAATCGACGCCGCCCGTAGTGCCCGGCGCGGGCGTGTGGGCGGGCACCCCGGTGACCGGGAGCCCCGTGAGGACATGGAACATCGCGGGCACCTGCCCCTCGGGCGTGTCGCCGCCGCCGGACGCGTTGAGCCGCCCCGCGGCCGACTGCGCGAGGCTCAGCGTCGTGGTGATCCGTTGGAAGACCTCGACGAGCTGGGGCGCGGGATCTTCTTCGTCCTTGTGGCTCACGATCGCGATGCCCACGGAGGGGATCGCGGCCTGGAGCTGGGTGAGGAGGGAGCCGCCGAGCGCGGTCCGGATGGCGTTGATCTCGGACGACATCGACCCGGTGGTGTCGACCACGAAGGCGACGTCGACCGCCTGGATGTTGGTCTTGAACTTGAGGACGTCGCTCGGCGGCGTGGGGGCCTGGCCGTACGGGACGATGAAGAAGAAGTCGCGCGCGCTGTCAGCGCCGCGCCGAAGCGGCACGACCGTGAGCTTCGCGCCGGTGGACCCGCCGTCGACACGGACGGTGACGTCGGTCGTGAAGCCGGGAGCGGTCGTGGGCAGTGTGGCGACCGACTCGAAGTTGTTGCCGGTGAACTTGCCGAGCTCGGGCTTCTCGAGCTCGAAGGTGGCGCGCGCCGTGAGGTCGGTCTCGCCGTTCGCGGTCTTGCGCACGACCTTGTAGGTCTGCTTGGCCGGGGTGGGTGGCGTCGTGGAGGTGTCGACGAACAAGATCGCGTTGAGCGGGTCGACCGCGAGGCCGTCGTCCGCCGCGTTGCCGAAGTCCACGAAGCCGCCGTCCGCCCCACTCCCAGGGGGGAGGGGGTCCTTCTTGTCGTCGAAGACCGCGCGACGCTCGGTGCCGCACGCGGCGGCGAACGCGATAGCAAGCAACGAGAGAGAGACGCTCGGGCGCATTCGACGACCTCCAGGCCCGGACCGGACCATGAAGCACCATAGCGCACCTCGGGGCGAGACGCCCCTTTCACGCCGCGATCGATCGCCCGGGCACCGTTCGGAGGTCGAGACGGAGCGGCGGGCGGACCGCGAAGAGGGGTAAGCTCGCGCGATGGCTCGGCCCATCTCGCTCGCTGCGGTCGTCTTTCTTCTGCTCGCGGCTGCGTGCGAACGCCGCGAGCGCGGGCTGCGCTGCCCCGAGATCACGGGGCGTCTCCCCGGCGAGGTCGCCTTCCGCGCGTGCACGGACGGGCGCGAGCGCGCTCTCTCCTGCCCCGCCGTACGCGGAACGGCGACGTCGGAGCTCTTCTGCGCGTGCACGACCAACGGCAAGCTGGGCGCGAGCTTCGTGCTCATGAGCGACACCGTCGACGGCTCCAAGGACCCCGCGCGGGCCATCGACATCGGTCACCGCAGGTGCGGCTGGGAGATCGAGCCGCCCCGGTAGCGACCCGCGACGCGGCGCGTGGCCGCGCGATCGCGCGAGAGACGTGCAATCGTCAATGGGATTGACTTCGCGGACGCGGCGTGCGGCGAGCTCAAGGCAAGAGGAGGAACGACCGAACGAGCGCCACCCCCTCCGGCGTGCCGATCGACTCCGGGTGAAACTGCAGCCCCACGGTGGGGTGCGAGGCGTGGCGCATCGCCATGAGGGTGCCGTCGGCGGCCCGCGCGATCGGGCGGAGCGCCGGCGGCAGCGTGACCGACTCGACGACGAGCGAGTGGTATCGCATCGCCACGAGGGGCCGCGCGAGGCCGACGAAGAGCGGATCTTCCTCGGTGAACACCTCGCGGGCCTTGCCGTGGACGACCTCGGCCGCGCGGACGACCCGCGCGCCGAACGCCACGCCGATCGCCTGGTGCCCGAGGCACACGCCGAGGAGAGGCACGCGCCCCGACAGCGCGCGGACGGCCTCGACCGACACGCCCGCGCCGCCCCCACCGGGCGCCGAAGGATCGCCTGGCCCTGGCGAGAGAATCACGCGATCGGGCGCGAGCTGCTCGAGCTCGGCGACCGAGGTCTCTCGACTCCGGCGAACGAGGACCTCGGCCTCACCGTCGAGGGCCTCGTGCACGAGGTGCACGAGGTTCCACGTGAACGAGTCGTAGTTGTCGACCACGAGCACCCTCACGGGCGGTGCTCCCAGACCACGGGGCGGCCAAAATACGCCGCGAGCGCTCGCACCAGCGCGCGCGCCTTGTCGAGGGTCTCCTCCCACTCGGCGAGCGGCTGCGAGTCGTGGACCACTCCGCCGCCGACCCCGAACGTGCAGGTCTCGGCGGTGAGGACGAAGGTGCGGATCGCGACCGACGTGTCGAGCGCGCCGCGGACGTCGAGGTAGCCTATCGCGCCGGAGTACACGCCGCGCTCGTGGGGCTCGAGGTCGGCGAGCAGCTCGACCGCGCGCACCTTCGGAGCGCCGGTCATGCTCCCCGGCGGGAAGGCCGCGCGCAGGACGTCGACCGCGCCGCGTCCGGGCGCGAGGCGCGACTCGATCGTGGAGACGAGCTGGTGGACCTGGGCGTGCGGCTCGACCACCCGGCGCTCGCGGACCCGCACGCTCCCCGGCGCGGACACGCGCGCCAGGTCGTTGCGCAGGAGGTCTACGATCATGTCGTTCTCCGCGCCGTCCTTCTCGCTCGCGGCGAGCTCGAGCGCGAGGCGCGCGTCTTCCTCCGGGGTCGCGCCGCGCGGACGTGTGCCCTTGATGGGCCTCGCCTGCACGGCGCCTCCGGGTGCGATCCGCAGGAAACGCTCCGGCGACGACGAGACCAGGTGCACACCGGCGAGCCGGACGTAGCTCGAGAAGGGCGCCGGGTTCGACGCGCGCAGGGCCTCGTAGAGCGCGGCCGGATCACGGGGCCTCGGCTCCACGGCGAGGGTGTGGGTCACGCAGAGCTGGAAGACCTCGCCGGCCGCGATGGACTCCTTCGCGCGCGCGACCAGCGCCGAGTAGCTCTCGGCCGAGTGACGCGAGACGATCCGCGGCGCGCGTTCGTCCGGCGCGGCAGGCGGCGCGGGATCTGCCGGGCGCGCGGCGCGCGGCGCACACCACGGCCCCGCCGCCAGCAGGGCTCGGACCCTGGCCTCGAGCGCTTCCGCGTCGGAGCGCGCCGCGGCGTGGCTCGGGCCGCGCCCGACGAGGGAGAGCTTCGCGGTCCACCCGTCGGCGTCATCGGCGAACAGCACGGCGTCGGTGAAGAGCAGCGCCAGGTCCGGGGCCGCCTCGCGCGGGCGCGCCGGCAAGCCCTGGAGCGACTCGACGAAGTGGGAGACCCCGTCGCCGAAAAAACCCACGAAACCGCACGCATACGGCCCGCACTCGGCCGCGGCGGGGACGGAGCCGGCCGCCGCGCGGAGGAGCCGCTCGACGAGCCCGAGCGGGCAGCCCTCGAGGCGCGCTTCGGTCGGTTCCTCGCCGCGCAGATCGGTGACGAGCGTCTCCGCCTGGTCGACGAGCCTCGGCGGGCAGGCGGCGTCGTCCCAAGGCATGCGGAGGGTCGCGCTCCCGCCAGACGCGAGGCGGCCCGCAGTGAGCGTGAAGCGGGGGGCGAGCGCCACCCGCGCCGTGGTCGCGTAGGGCGAGCCGCGCACGGCGCGATCGAGCAGCGCGAGCGGGCCCGCGGCCTCCGGGAGCCGGACGAGACCCGCGAGCGCGCACGGAAGCGCGACGTCGACCACGCGGTGGACGCGCCCGGCCGAGAGCCAGGCGACGAGCTCTTCCACGCACGCGCTCACGCGGGCCCGCGCTCCTGCGCGATCGCCTCGAGGAGCGCGGCGCGCGCGCGCGCGACGCAGGGGTGGTCAGGCGCGAGCGCCCGCGACTCGAACCGCGACACGGGGAGGAGCGGGGTCACCGAGCTCGTGAAGAGCGCGCCGTCGGCGGCCCGCAGGTCTTCGAGGGCGACGGCGCGCTCCTCCACGGGGGCGCCCGCGGCGCGGAGGCGCTCGAGCAGCAGCTCCCGGGTGACGCCCGGCCGGCACCCCGACGAGAGCGCGGGCGTCACCAGCAAGTCGCCGCGCGCGAGGAACAGGTTCGACGACACGCCCGACACCACGGCGCCATCGAGCCCGAGCACGAGCCCCTCGCCGTGGCCTCTCGCCTCGACCTCCCGGCGCATCGCGACGCGGAGCGCGTAGCTGCCGAGCTTCCACCCCGGAGGCTGGCACGCGGCCGGCACGGCGCGCAGGGTCACGGGCGCGACCTCCGTGGGCGCGGGAAACGCCGGAGTGCCGAGCTCGCGCACGACGACGCTCAGCACCGGCGCGGCGAGCCCCGTGAGCCCGAGCCCCGCGGCCCGTGGCGGCATCTCGCCTCGGCTCAGAGTGATACGCAAGTACCCGTACTCGGATACAAATCTGTCGCACGCGGTGCGCACGATTGGCTCGATCGCGGCCGCCGACGGGCAGGCAAGGCCGAGCTCCCCGGCGGTCGCCTCGAGCCGCGCGAGGTGGCGACCGAGGCCCACGGGGGCCCCTGCGTAGACGCGGAGCGACGCGAAGAGCGAGTCGCCGAGCAGGTACGCCCGATCGAACAACGACACCGTCGCGGGCTCGTCGGCCTCGAGGAAGCGGTCGCGGAGGAAGATGACGGGCGGCGCGGACAACGGGGCCGGCACCTTACACGATCCCGGGGCGGCCGAGCGCTCGGGGCCGGCCCGCGGCATGCGGAGCCTCGGGGCGGCGCGCGCCAGGCTCGCCACGTGGCGGAACTACGCTATTCTCGACGCTCGATGCCTACGTTGCTGAGCCTCCCCGTCGCCGCGGTGGTGCTGTTCGGCGCCCTCTTCGGCGGCGGAGGGCGGCCGACGCCCCCACCCGACGCCGTCACGCCGCGGTCTGCGAGCGACGAGGTGCTTGGTCTGCCCCTCGAGGAGCCTCGCGCGAAGGCCGAGGTGTGGGCCACGCGCGCGTGGCCGCTCCACGTGCGAAACCCGAACACGAACCGCACCGCCGACGTGCGGGTGTACACCGACCTCGGCAAGGTCGACCCCGAGGCGCTGCGCGCCTTCGTCGCGGTGGTGAACCCCGACGGAGAGCCGCTCGAGCCGAGGGTGCTCTTGCTCGTCGCGCGCGCCGCGTACGCCTTAGGCGCCAGCGGCGTCGAGGTGATCAGCGGTCACCGCCAGGAGGCGCGCGGGACGAGCAGGCATCACACCGACGAGGCGCTCGACTTCAAGCTCGATCGCGTCGACTCCGGCCTGCTGGCCGCCCACCTTCGCGGCTATGGCCACGTGGGCGTGGGAGTCTATACCCACCCGCGCACCCATTACGTGCACCTCGACACGCGCGAGAAGAGCTTCCACTGGATCGACGCCTCGCCCCCCGGCAAGACCTGGCGCGAGCAGGGCATCACGAGCCTGAAGGCCGACGAGCGCGATCGGAGCTGGCGCGACGAAGACGACCTGCCGCGCTTCCTAGGCGTCGCGGTCCCGCGGCGACGCTAGCAGCCTGTTGATTTACGGACCGAGGCCCGGCGTCGTCCGCGCCCGGCCCGCCAAGGCGCGATCCGAGGAGCGCGCGGAGCGTGTTCCAGGTGGGCGTTTCTAGGTGAGCACGCACCGCAGGATCGCAACGACGGCGGTCGGGATGCGGCGGCGACGGGCCGACGGGAGTAAATCAACGGGCTGCTAAGCTAAGTCAGCGAGGATTTGGCTCGCTTCGGCCGCTCGTCCGCGAGCTCATTGGGATCGAATCGTCGGTGGGTCAGCGCAGCCAGAGGACGGCGAGATCGAGCTCGATGGCGTCGAAGGGCTCGGCGCGCACGCGCTCGTCGTCGGCGTACGTCGCGAGGAGCCGGTAGGTGGGCCCGTCGAGAGAGAGGACCTCGAGCGTGCGCGCGACAGGCTCGATGAGCCACACGTGCTGGACGCGCTCGCGCTGGTATACCGGGAGCTTCTTTCGCCGATCGTGGCGCTGCGTCGAAGGCGACAGCACCTCGCACACCCAGTCGGGGCGGAGCGTGAAGAACGCCGCGTGGGGCATCTCGGGCATCGACTCGCGCCGCCAGCCGCCGAGATCGGGGACCAAGATGTCGGGCTCGGGTCCGAGGTGGAGCTCGGGCTCGTAGAGGAGGACCCAGCCACCCGGGCCGCCTCGACCGCGCTTGAACGGGGGCCCGAGCTCTTCGCCGAGCGTGGTCGCGGCCTGCGCGTGGGGAGACGCCGGGCGGGGGTGGAGCACAAGCTCGCCGTCGATAACCTCGGCGACCTTGTGCGGAGGTGCGTCGAGGACATCTTGGTAGGTTGCACGTTTTCTTGCGGGCTCACCCATCCCCTCAGCGTACGCGATGGGCAGCGCCCCGGCGAGGGCGTCCACGGCCGACCTCGAGCCGCTACTCGCCGACCTCGAGCGTCGCGAGGAGCCGCTCGAGCAGCGTGATGAGATCGCCCGCGAGCCCCATCGGCGCCGAGCGCGACTCGGTGAGCGCGTCGCGGAGGCGCTCGGCCGCGGCCTTCATCGAGGCCTTCTCGCGGGCCACCCGGTCGGGCTCGCTCGGCGGGAAGATCGTGGGCGCGAAGTGCTTCGACAGGGTCGGCATGGACACCGGGTGCTCGAGCACCTTCTTGCGCAGCTCGTCCATCACCTCGGGCGGGGCGTCGTGGCGCTCTTCCGCGCGGCGCAGGAAGTCCACCGAGTCGTAGCTCGGGATCTTCTGCGTGAGGCCGTCGCGCTCCATCACGTCGGGCGCGCGCTCCTTCAAAAACAGAAACGATCCCGTGAGCTTGTCGACGGTCTCCTGGCGGAGGCGCAGCTCCTTCTTCGTGTAGTCCTCGAACGACGCGTAGCCCCAGGCCTCGTAGCTGCGCTTCTTCCGCGCCCGCACGAGCGCCTCGGCGAGCTCGAGCCAGCCGGTCTTGAAGAGGCGCGCCCGGCGCAACATGTCGGCGCGCTCGGGATCGGCTCTGTGCGCCTGCTCCGACGCCTCGAGCTCGGCGACCGTCCCTCGCGAGGCGGGACGGGGCGCGTCGGCGGGGCTGTGCGAAGGCGGCATCGTCGCGGGATACTGCGCTTCGAGCCCGGCGGGAAGGGGCAGCGCGTCTCTCCTCGTTCGTCGCTGGCGCGTCAGTAGCGGTGAACGAGCGGCGTGACCTCGCTGCACGGGCGGCACATGGTCGAGGCGACGCCCGTGTTTCGCCGGGAGCGCCCCGCGACCGCCTTGAAGACGGGGCCGCTCACGTCCTCGTCGCACTGGAGGCATGCGTTGAGGGCGCCGTCCGGCTCGTTGTAGGGCTTGGTGAGCGCCGCGACGCAGGGGCCGAGGCAGCGCGCGCGGGTGTGGTCGGTGTTGTACGACCAGACCTGCGCGCAGGGGCGGTCGAACCCGAGCGCCTCGAGGCACGCGAGCTGCGCGGCCTTGTCGTTTCCGTGTTTCACGCCGCAGTCGCGGACCGGCGCGGTGAGGTCGGGGCGACGGATGTACACGGCGAGATCGCGCAGCGGCGAGCAGAGCCCGCACGCGCCGACGTGGGTGATCTGCGCCCCCGCGGCCTTGGCCGCCGCGGGCGAGTCGTAGGTGCGGAGGCGGTAGCTCTTTGCGGGCGCCGGCTCGCGGAGCACGGCGCACACCGCGTCGGCCGATCCGGTAGCGGCCGGCGGCGAGGCGTACGGATCGGCCTTGAGCTCCCCAGGCGCATCGAGCAGCGTGAGCGACTCGAGCGCGGCCAGATCGGCCTCGGTGTAGTCGGGCTGCTCGAACGGGGTCGCCGCGCACGTGCACCGCGGCGCGCACTCGGCCTCGGAGAGCCCCGTCTGTGGGCCAGGCCGGCCGAACATCGCCGTGCAAGGCGCCGACGCGTCGGAGGTTTGCCCTGCGGGGTCGGCGCGGCAAGCGACGAGCGCCATCGCGAGGACCACCGCTCGGACCGTCCCACGTGAGACGGAGCGCGACCGCGCGACCGCGAGGGCCTTGGGCGAGGGGCGCATGGATCGAGTCTTATGCCATTCTTCGGGACGCGGCAGACGAATCACGCCCCTTTCGTTCGTTGGTGGCGAATGGCCACGACGGCGGCGCACCGGCACCTCGCCGTCCGTCGAGCGGGACGGGCTTCAGCGCGGCGCACATCATGCGCCGTCGAAGCCCCAGATCGCCACCGGGCCAGTTCCTCCAGAGATTCGTAACCGGTGCGCGGACCCCATTTCGCGCGTGTGATGCGCGTCTTCCGACGAGGGGGGAGCCGGACCGCGCCGGCGAAGCATGGCTACGTCGCCAACATCCTCGACCAGGCTGAAACCGGCTGAACCCTCTCGCCTCCTCGTGGCATCGTAGGCTCCGACATGCGCACCCTCGTCTGGTTTCGTGGCAAAGACCTGCGCGTGAGCGATCACGCGCCGCTTCGCCGCGCGGCGGCGGCGGGCGAGGTCGTGCCCCTCTTCGTGCTCGACCCGTATTTCTTCGCCCCCGAGCGCGCGCGCGAGCTGCCGCATCGCATGCAGTTTCTCCTCGAGTCGCTCGCGTCGCTCGCGCAGAACCTCGCCCACGCGGGCACGCGGCTC of Myxococcales bacterium contains these proteins:
- a CDS encoding polysaccharide deacetylase family protein, with translation MSKRWSLAAPLALAAVAALSVAACSAEAPTDPVGEDPGAELDVVGESNSEEALTEKNNLRGVDKMADKQLALTFDDGPRASSVEFAQWLKDQGIPSTFFMTGNAIAASEPQRAAPGKIAAMGHLIANHTYTHPITPSFARLAPSQMVDEIGKTDVLIAPHVASGAPFFVRTSGGSWSTGVQTALNGSDRTKKYVGNIYWDIGGDMAGGFGADWACWGAKYKLSPEACGDRYMAEIKAKKKGIVLLHDIHAKTQLMVKYLVPKLKAEGYTFVRLDQIQGLRPTQ
- a CDS encoding VWA domain-containing protein; this encodes MRPSVSLSLLAIAFAAACGTERRAVFDDKKDPLPPGSGADGGFVDFGNAADDGLAVDPLNAILFVDTSTTPPTPAKQTYKVVRKTANGETDLTARATFELEKPELGKFTGNNFESVATLPTTAPGFTTDVTVRVDGGSTGAKLTVVPLRRGADSARDFFFIVPYGQAPTPPSDVLKFKTNIQAVDVAFVVDTTGSMSSEINAIRTALGGSLLTQLQAAIPSVGIAIVSHKDEEDPAPQLVEVFQRITTTLSLAQSAAGRLNASGGGDTPEGQVPAMFHVLTGLPVTGVPAHTPAPGTTGGVDFRPGALPMVVLVTDASWHGTKGGVTSARLRGAFAGANAKFVALTSDGSSDNEVDADSLSDSTQSNLPPSAFTGCGGQCCTGVNGAGRAGAPGGRCRLNFRYSKSSPNIGGGVVDAIKAVAIGTAYDVALRPRNDPANANGVDATKFIKALRAKDEGDATQGCPAHPAKDTNGDGVNDTFTGVTVGTPVCFEVIAETNTTAEPQDTAQFYNSFLDVVGVPGDIRLDTRKVLFLVPPKAGVTK
- a CDS encoding aminodeoxychorismate/anthranilate synthase component II, with the translated sequence MGAPPVRVLVVDNYDSFTWNLVHLVHEALDGEAEVLVRRSRETSVAELEQLAPDRVILSPGPGDPSAPGGGGAGVSVEAVRALSGRVPLLGVCLGHQAIGVAFGARVVRAAEVVHGKAREVFTEEDPLFVGLARPLVAMRYHSLVVESVTLPPALRPIARAADGTLMAMRHASHPTVGLQFHPESIGTPEGVALVRSFLLLP
- a CDS encoding anthranilate synthase component I family protein; its protein translation is MSACVEELVAWLSAGRVHRVVDVALPCALAGLVRLPEAAGPLALLDRAVRGSPYATTARVALAPRFTLTAGRLASGGSATLRMPWDDAACPPRLVDQAETLVTDLRGEEPTEARLEGCPLGLVERLLRAAAGSVPAAAECGPYACGFVGFFGDGVSHFVESLQGLPARPREAAPDLALLFTDAVLFADDADGWTAKLSLVGRGPSHAAARSDAEALEARVRALLAAGPWCAPRAARPADPAPPAAPDERAPRIVSRHSAESYSALVARAKESIAAGEVFQLCVTHTLAVEPRPRDPAALYEALRASNPAPFSSYVRLAGVHLVSSSPERFLRIAPGGAVQARPIKGTRPRGATPEEDARLALELAASEKDGAENDMIVDLLRNDLARVSAPGSVRVRERRVVEPHAQVHQLVSTIESRLAPGRGAVDVLRAAFPPGSMTGAPKVRAVELLADLEPHERGVYSGAIGYLDVRGALDTSVAIRTFVLTAETCTFGVGGGVVHDSQPLAEWEETLDKARALVRALAAYFGRPVVWEHRP
- a CDS encoding aminotransferase class IV gives rise to the protein MSAPPVIFLRDRFLEADEPATVSLFDRAYLLGDSLFASLRVYAGAPVGLGRHLARLEATAGELGLACPSAAAIEPIVRTACDRFVSEYGYLRITLSRGEMPPRAAGLGLTGLAAPVLSVVVRELGTPAFPAPTEVAPVTLRAVPAACQPPGWKLGSYALRVAMRREVEARGHGEGLVLGLDGAVVSGVSSNLFLARGDLLVTPALSSGCRPGVTRELLLERLRAAGAPVEERAVALEDLRAADGALFTSSVTPLLPVSRFESRALAPDHPCVARARAALLEAIAQERGPA
- a CDS encoding Uma2 family endonuclease, whose translation is MGEPARKRATYQDVLDAPPHKVAEVIDGELVLHPRPASPHAQAATTLGEELGPPFKRGRGGPGGWVLLYEPELHLGPEPDILVPDLGGWRRESMPEMPHAAFFTLRPDWVCEVLSPSTQRHDRRKKLPVYQRERVQHVWLIEPVARTLEVLSLDGPTYRLLATYADDERVRAEPFDAIELDLAVLWLR